The proteins below come from a single Hemitrygon akajei chromosome 2, sHemAka1.3, whole genome shotgun sequence genomic window:
- the LOC140720523 gene encoding zinc-binding protein A33-like, producing MASKGPDEGLTEEVICHVCLDFFTDPVTLECGHNFCRSCITRFWEREERNSCPECKAQFADRTLRSSRILARLAEKARKLHLKPRENESKLHCEEHDEEMKLFCETDKKLICVICAVSQEHREHRFLSIKEAVELCKDQIKSSIESLTKKKSDFQQMEQQQIQKISGVREQSHQLQYHVSAQFAELHQILTEKKQHFLRDLREEEERILNPMEKNLRAIQENLNCIREEISRLQEQMDLTDSVRFLKEEDHQKSSVGDEAQMLSVTDGTLTMEKFDHLFSLKTLLKETYVAIKQVSVTLDVETAGPGLEVSANRKKVKWTRSPPHHSDTEKRFTVGACVLGSEGFTSGRHYWEVDVTGNRRWRLGVAAESVERKRGIKLKTDNGFWIIWRRDDELNVNTSPPTRLPADRNPGRVGVYLSYETGTVSFYNAETKTHLHTFTGNKFTGKLYPFFGTVDENKWVRICSVPLRICKRDRSRHPRQMLGSGAVENISDNRLALKGSLLIPKFHTVVIQ from the exons atggcttcgaaaggaccggaCGAGGGTTTAACCGAGGAGGTTATTTGTcacgtctgcctggatttcttcaccgatccggttacactggagtgtggacacaacttctgccgCTCCTGTATCACACGCttttgggaaagggaggagagaaactcctgtcCGGAATGTAAAGCGCAGTTTGCAGACCGGACCCTCAGGTCCAGTCGAATTTTAGCAAGACTGGCTGAGAAGGCTCGAAAACTGCACCTGAAGCCGAGAGAGAatgaaagtaaacttcactgcgaggaacatgacgAAGaaatgaagctgttttgtgaaacggacaagaagCTGATCTGCGTGATTTGTGCAGTttcgcaggaacacagagagcaccgcttcctgtcgattaaagaagctgttgaaCTCTGCAAG GACCAGATTAAATCTTCTATAGAAtccctcacaaaaaagaaatcagactttcaGCAAATGGAGCAGCAACAGATacagaagatttccggagttcgg GAACAGTCTCATCAACTTCAGTACCATGTCTCcgcccagtttgctgaactgcaccAGATTCTCACTGAGAAAAAGCAGCACTTCCTCAGAGATCTcagagaagaagaggagaggatttTAAATCCTATGGAAAAAAATCTCCGAGCGAtccaagagaatttaaattgtatTCGGGAGGAAATTTCAAGGTTACAAGAACAGATGGATCTAACAGACAGTGTGAGGTTTCTCAAG GAAGAAGATCATCAGAAGAGCAG TGTTGGCGATGAAGCCCAAAtgttgtcagtgacagatggtaCCCTGACAATGGAGAAATTCGATCACCTCTTCTCGCTAAAAACATTGTTGAAAGAAACTTATGTTGCCATTAAGCAAG TCTCTGTGACTTTGGATGTGGAAACAGCGGGCCCGGGACTTGAGGTATCGGCCAACCGGAAGAAAGTGAAATGGACTCGGTCCCCACCGCATCACTCTGACACTGAGAAGAGGTTTACAGTcggggcttgtgtgctgggatcggagggattcacatcagggagacattactgggaggtggatgtGACGGGGAATCGGCGCTGGAGGCTGGGAGTCGCTGCAGAGTCcgtggagaggaagagagggatcaAACTGAAAACAGACAATGGATTCTGGATCATTTGGCGCCGGGATGATGAGCTCAATGTGAACACTTCCCCTCCAACTCGTCTCCCGGCCGATCGCAACCCCGGGAGGGTGGGTGTATATCTGAGTTATGAGactgggacagtttcattttacaacgcagaGACCAAgacccatctccacaccttcactgggaataaattcacagggaaactttatccttttttTGGAACTGTGGATGAAAACAAGTGGGTCAGAATCTGCTCTGTTCCCCTGCGGATCTGTAAACGGGACAGGTCCAGGCATCCGCGTCAGATGCTGGGCTCAGGGGCTGTGGAAAATATCAGTGACAATAGATTGGCGCTGAAAGGGTCCCTTTTAATCCCCAAATTCCACACTGTGGTGATCCAATGA